In Arachis hypogaea cultivar Tifrunner chromosome 2, arahy.Tifrunner.gnm2.J5K5, whole genome shotgun sequence, a genomic segment contains:
- the LOC112749163 gene encoding uncharacterized protein — MGKQASSKPRRPDSLGKGKVTPIQIAFIVDRYLCDNNYSETRTAFRNEASSLLTNSPIHEAPKSLLSLGEMLDEYVCLKEQKVMVEQERVLVEQEKNRVQMLLNGIQNVMNAFNATTSSRSIVAPSNRTPPPGVSTTMQNASNVHSLPQPINTNTESANFSMPVLNLSDRKRKDTIAVDESSAAKKSRGKLSNRRIPFQVPGQNTLQQSDTSAITNQVASQPSTHHPSTRNSVLSESQVQGSTVSKCLFNQPSASVPTTTSPAPKTPSITTSSHGNTHISPPDIPPTLNCNEEAAPSCYAVISTKRIMVSPTKQMAYIKSSQCISPVKRGTSDKASNKRDHVRSRLDFGASGSELPICSTSDSTKDVDLFDIDIDALGTDFSFTEMLNDFEGIDFSCNPASMSYKDNASGSPPECKGNQVISERSTVGKVSGEEMNVPGSDNCLNTMTSVTKCIKISTPVKSRQGSLDQ; from the exons ATGGGAAAGCAAGCCAGTTCCAAGCCAAGAAGGCCAGACTCGTTGGGGAAGGGGAAGGTCACTCCGATCCAAATCGCCTTCATCGTCGACCGCTATCTCTGCGACAACAACTACTCCGAAACGCGAACCGCCTTCCGAAACGAAGCCTCCTCCCTCCTGACCAATTCCCCTATTCACGAG GCACCGAAGAGTTTGTTGAGTTTGGGAGAGATGCTGGATGAATATGTATGCTTGAAGGAGCAGAAGGTGATGGTGGAACAGGAGAGGGTGCTTGTCGAGCAAGAGAAGAATCGTGTTCAGATGCTGTTGAACGGTATACAGAATGTTATGAACGCTTTCAATGCTACTACTAGTAGCCGGAGCATTGTTGCACCCAGTAACAGAACTCCTCCTCCAG GCGTGTCTACTACTATGCAAAATGCATCAAATGTACATTCACTTCCTCAGCCTATCAACACCAATACAGAGTCTGCAAACTTCTCAATGCCAGTGTTGAATCTATCTGATAGGAAAAGGAAAGATACAATAGCCGTGGACGAGTCTTCTGCCGCAAAGAAATCTCGTGGAAAATTATCCAACAGGAGAATTCCTTTCCAAG TGCCAGGTCAAAACACACTTCAACAATCAGATACTTCTGCTATCACTAACCAAGTAGCTTCTCAGCCTTCTACACACCATCCATCAACTAGGAACAGCGTGCTGAGCGAATCGCAAGTTCAAGGATCCACCGTCTCCAAATGCTTGTTTAATCAGCCTTCAGCTTCTGTTCCCACAACCACTTCACCAGCTCCAAAGACACCTAGCATAACAACTTCCTCTCACGGTAATACACATATATCCCCTCCTGATATTCCCCCGACTTTGAATTGCAATGAGGAGGCTGCACCCTCATGTTATGCTGTAATATCAACCAAGAGAATTATGGTTAGCCCTACAAAACAAATGGCTTATATAAAGAGTAGTCAATGCATTTCTCCTGTGAAGAGAGGTACTTCAGACAAGGCAAGTAACAAGAGGGATCATGTAAGAAGCAGGTTGGACTTCGGTGCCTCTGGTTCGGAACTGCCTATATGCTCTACATCCGATTCGACGAAGGATGTTGACTTGTTTGACATTGACATAGATGCCTTGGGAACGGATTTTTCATTCACTGAAATGTTAAATGATTTTGAAGGCATTGATTTTTCTTGCAATCCAGCATCAATGAGTTATAAGGATAATGCTTCAGG GTCACCTCCAGAATGCAAGGGTAATCAAGTGATATCTGAAAGATCAACAGTGGGAAAAGTATCTGGGGAAGAAATGAATGTACCGg GCTCTGACAATTGTTTGAATACAATGACATCTGTCACAAAATGCATAAAGATTTCAACCCCCG TAAAAAGTCGCCAGGGCTCGTTAGATCAGTAG